One window of the Shimwellia blattae DSM 4481 = NBRC 105725 genome contains the following:
- a CDS encoding helix-turn-helix transcriptional regulator, with the protein MALYHFILTLSGVTYDREGLEDALYESGCDDALICAYGNSVYVEFDREADSLDEAIASAVENIESAGIGAVVESVDSALVGLSDIAEMTNMSRQAIAMLKDGTRGSGDFPCPVQRIKGQSPLWDWANVAQWLLKNGRLKANSELVVNAGVLSKWNLVLRASASQDFKEVESLAASLIERRRKTVA; encoded by the coding sequence ATGGCGCTTTACCACTTTATACTGACGCTCTCAGGCGTAACCTATGACCGCGAAGGGCTGGAAGACGCGCTGTACGAAAGCGGCTGTGACGATGCACTGATTTGTGCATATGGAAACTCGGTCTATGTTGAGTTCGATCGTGAGGCTGACTCACTCGATGAGGCTATCGCATCTGCGGTTGAAAATATCGAATCCGCCGGGATTGGCGCTGTGGTTGAGTCTGTCGACTCTGCCCTTGTGGGGCTGAGCGATATTGCGGAAATGACAAATATGTCCCGTCAGGCGATTGCCATGCTGAAAGACGGCACCCGTGGCAGCGGCGATTTTCCTTGCCCCGTTCAGCGCATTAAAGGCCAGTCGCCGCTCTGGGACTGGGCGAATGTTGCACAATGGTTGTTAAAAAATGGCCGGTTGAAAGCGAACAGCGAGCTGGTCGTGAACGCGGGTGTATTAAGTAAATGGAATCTGGTGCTCAGAGCCAGCGCCTCACAAGATTTTAAAGAAGTGGAATCACTTGCGGCGTCACTGATCGAACGACGCCGCAAAACAGTCGCATAA